One genomic region from Cellulomonas fengjieae encodes:
- a CDS encoding ABC transporter ATP-binding protein produces the protein MADEQRSQWALELVDLRREFAEKVAVDDMVLRVPYGSFYGVVGPNGAGKTTALSMAVGLLRPTSGRAFVQGVDVWADPIGAKQRLGVLPDGLALPERLTGGELLTYWGRFRRLPREVVAARTDELLKILELDEAESLGTLVGEYSTGMRKKIGLATALLHVPKVLVLDEPYEAVDPVSARVLTRILRRFTAGGGAVVISSHVMAMVEQLCDRVAIVARGQVVADGTLDEVRRGVSLEDRFVELVGAPEVDEEELAWIAS, from the coding sequence ATGGCAGACGAACAGCGATCACAGTGGGCCCTGGAGCTCGTCGACCTGCGGCGGGAGTTCGCCGAGAAGGTGGCCGTGGACGACATGGTCCTGCGGGTGCCGTACGGGTCGTTCTACGGCGTCGTCGGACCCAACGGCGCGGGCAAGACCACCGCCCTGTCCATGGCGGTCGGTCTCCTGCGCCCGACCAGCGGTAGGGCGTTCGTCCAGGGCGTCGACGTGTGGGCGGACCCGATCGGTGCCAAGCAGCGCCTCGGGGTGCTGCCCGACGGCCTGGCCCTGCCCGAGCGGCTCACCGGTGGTGAGCTGCTCACGTACTGGGGCCGGTTCCGGCGCCTGCCGCGCGAGGTCGTCGCGGCGCGCACGGACGAGCTGCTGAAGATCCTCGAGCTCGACGAGGCGGAGTCGTTGGGCACGCTCGTCGGGGAGTACTCCACGGGCATGCGCAAGAAGATCGGGCTGGCCACGGCCCTGCTGCACGTCCCCAAGGTGCTGGTCCTCGACGAGCCGTACGAGGCCGTCGACCCGGTCTCGGCCCGGGTGCTGACCCGGATCCTGCGCCGGTTCACCGCGGGCGGTGGCGCCGTGGTGATCTCCAGCCACGTCATGGCGATGGTCGAGCAGCTGTGCGACCGGGTGGCCATCGTGGCCCGGGGACAGGTGGTGGCGGACGGCACCCTCGACGAGGTGCGGCGCGGGGTCAGCCTCGAGGACCGCTTCGTCGAGCTGGTCGGCGCGCCCGAGGTGGACGAGGAGGAGCTCGCATGGATCGCGAGCTGA
- a CDS encoding response regulator, which translates to MTEPTIRVLLVDDDPLVRAGLKLMLAGADGVTVAGEASDGDEVDAAVARADPHVVLLDVRMPRMDGVTALRGLRATPRGSRVAVIVLTTFRTDAVVLDALRAGAAGFLLKHTPPEDIVAAVRTAAAGQPIVSPSVLAQLIEHARAGAAPAAPDLRDAGLSQREYDVALAVADGLGNAEIAEQLFLSLGTVKAHISSALTKLGLENRVQLAIRAHDARPRG; encoded by the coding sequence ATGACCGAGCCGACGATCCGGGTCCTGCTCGTCGACGACGACCCGCTGGTCCGCGCGGGACTGAAGCTCATGCTCGCCGGCGCGGACGGCGTCACGGTCGCCGGGGAGGCGTCCGACGGCGACGAGGTCGACGCCGCGGTCGCGCGCGCCGACCCGCACGTGGTGCTGCTGGACGTCCGGATGCCGCGGATGGACGGGGTGACCGCGCTGCGTGGGCTGAGAGCGACCCCGCGCGGGTCGCGGGTGGCGGTGATCGTGCTGACCACCTTCCGGACCGATGCGGTGGTGCTCGACGCGCTGCGCGCCGGGGCGGCGGGGTTCCTGCTCAAGCACACGCCACCCGAGGACATCGTCGCGGCGGTGCGCACCGCCGCGGCCGGGCAGCCGATCGTCTCGCCGAGCGTGCTGGCCCAGCTGATCGAGCACGCCCGCGCGGGTGCGGCTCCCGCGGCGCCGGACCTGCGCGACGCGGGACTCAGCCAGCGGGAGTACGACGTGGCGCTCGCGGTCGCCGACGGGCTCGGGAACGCCGAGATCGCCGAGCAGCTCTTCCTGTCCCTGGGCACCGTGAAGGCGCACATCTCCAGCGCCCTCACCAAGCTCGGCCTCGAGAACAGGGTGCAGCTCGCCATCCGGGCGCACGACGCCCGGCCCCGCGGGTGA
- a CDS encoding family 43 glycosylhydrolase, with protein MIPRLLTVTLTVALVLTAPGAAVATGDRGRPDGTPYANPVSAGFADTYADPAVIRGKDGWWYAYGTTDPLREGEGTRHLVPISRSADLVTWEYVGDAFTEDTLPAWADRERGAAVWAPDIRYVDGQYRLYVVVTQTTVTAEANDSAIGVATAPTPTGPWTATEQPVVGPRHGSGGSDDFLWTFDPSHVVGPDGTEHLFYGSYYGGIWVTPLSDDGTAAVGEPVQVTIDNKYEGAYVVRRDGWWYLFASSANCCAGPTTGYSVHVGRSRDLTGPYVDREGVPLNQSRAGGTPVLAPNGNRWVGTGHNAVVTDLGGQDWMVYHAIDRADPYLDGTDGINERPMLLDRLDWIDGWPTVRAGAWASEGREAGPVADGATGFHPGIPRGWTTWGRWVATDGTDAGRHLVSRGDAALTRAVPGRDVRVEADVRLDPGTSTVGLTTGHRGRSPRAAGLTATVDPVARALVLTAGSGRSAVRGTAALPADLDLTDWHALALTVRGGVATAELTHARLGDPLALVTLDVPRHVGGSGRAGAVATGPGAHVDNLSVLRATRPVTESVPPQQPGVLDPALGDELDGGALGPGWTTVRDPQVTVAGGVLRWPTEATDLVGTVNDAGLLLRDVPETDWVAETRLTIDLGTDTVRNFQQGGIVAYVDDDRWARLSHVAIWNTRQTEFGTEQPYAGRLPYGGTIVGPPAETTWLRLAHRTDDAGEHEVQAFTSTDGTTWVAGGVWTFPAGSDLRVGLVSHGGTGATAQFDYLRVYRPAP; from the coding sequence ATGATCCCCCGTCTCCTCACCGTCACCCTCACCGTCGCGCTGGTGCTGACCGCACCCGGTGCAGCCGTCGCGACCGGCGACCGCGGCCGACCCGACGGGACGCCGTACGCGAACCCGGTCAGCGCCGGGTTCGCGGACACGTACGCCGACCCCGCCGTGATCCGCGGCAAGGACGGCTGGTGGTACGCGTACGGCACCACCGACCCGCTGCGCGAGGGCGAGGGGACCCGGCACCTGGTGCCGATCTCGCGGTCCGCCGACCTGGTGACGTGGGAGTACGTCGGCGACGCGTTCACCGAGGACACGCTCCCCGCGTGGGCGGACCGTGAGCGTGGGGCGGCGGTGTGGGCACCGGACATCCGGTACGTCGACGGTCAGTACCGCCTGTACGTCGTCGTCACGCAGACCACCGTGACCGCCGAGGCGAACGACAGCGCGATCGGCGTCGCGACCGCCCCGACCCCGACCGGCCCGTGGACGGCGACGGAGCAGCCGGTGGTCGGCCCGCGCCACGGCAGCGGCGGGTCGGACGACTTCCTGTGGACGTTCGACCCCTCGCACGTGGTCGGGCCCGACGGGACCGAGCACCTGTTCTACGGGTCGTACTACGGCGGCATCTGGGTCACCCCGCTGTCCGACGACGGCACCGCGGCGGTCGGCGAGCCCGTCCAGGTCACGATCGACAACAAGTACGAGGGCGCGTACGTGGTGCGGCGCGACGGCTGGTGGTACCTGTTCGCGTCGTCGGCCAACTGCTGCGCGGGCCCCACCACCGGCTACAGCGTGCACGTCGGGCGCTCGCGCGACCTGACCGGCCCGTACGTCGACCGTGAGGGCGTGCCACTGAACCAGTCCCGCGCCGGTGGCACCCCCGTGCTGGCCCCGAACGGGAACCGGTGGGTCGGCACGGGGCACAACGCGGTGGTGACCGACCTCGGCGGCCAGGACTGGATGGTGTACCACGCGATCGACCGGGCCGACCCGTACCTCGACGGGACGGACGGCATCAACGAGCGCCCGATGCTCCTGGACCGGCTCGACTGGATCGACGGCTGGCCCACGGTCCGCGCGGGGGCCTGGGCGTCGGAGGGTCGTGAGGCCGGCCCGGTCGCGGACGGCGCGACGGGCTTCCACCCGGGGATCCCGCGCGGCTGGACCACGTGGGGGCGCTGGGTGGCGACCGACGGGACGGACGCCGGGCGGCACCTGGTGTCGCGCGGCGACGCGGCGCTGACCCGTGCGGTGCCCGGGCGGGACGTGCGGGTGGAGGCCGACGTCCGGCTCGACCCGGGAACGTCGACGGTCGGGCTCACGACGGGGCACCGCGGGCGCAGCCCGCGTGCCGCCGGGCTGACCGCCACGGTGGACCCCGTGGCCCGCGCGCTCGTGCTCACGGCCGGCTCGGGGCGGTCGGCCGTGCGCGGGACGGCGGCGCTGCCGGCCGACCTGGACCTCACCGACTGGCACGCGCTGGCCCTCACGGTCCGCGGGGGCGTCGCGACCGCCGAGCTCACGCACGCTCGGCTCGGCGACCCGCTCGCGCTGGTGACCCTCGACGTGCCGCGGCACGTCGGAGGGTCCGGACGCGCGGGCGCGGTGGCCACCGGACCGGGTGCCCACGTCGACAACCTCAGCGTGCTCAGGGCCACGCGTCCGGTCACCGAGAGCGTGCCGCCGCAGCAGCCCGGGGTGCTCGACCCGGCGCTCGGTGACGAGCTCGACGGCGGGGCGCTCGGCCCCGGCTGGACCACGGTGCGCGACCCGCAGGTCACGGTCGCCGGCGGGGTGCTGCGCTGGCCGACCGAGGCCACGGACCTGGTCGGAACGGTCAACGACGCCGGCCTGCTGCTGCGCGACGTCCCCGAGACCGACTGGGTCGCCGAGACGCGCCTGACCATCGACCTCGGCACCGACACCGTGCGCAACTTCCAGCAGGGCGGGATCGTCGCGTACGTCGACGACGACCGCTGGGCCCGGCTCTCCCACGTCGCGATCTGGAACACGCGCCAGACGGAGTTCGGCACGGAGCAGCCGTACGCGGGCCGGCTCCCGTACGGCGGGACCATCGTCGGGCCGCCCGCCGAGACCACGTGGCTGCGGCTCGCCCACCGGACCGACGACGCGGGCGAGCACGAGGTCCAGGCGTTCACCAGCACCGACGGGACCACCTGGGTGGCCGGCGGGGTGTGGACGTTCCCGGCGGGCTCCGACCTGCGGGTCGGGCTCGTCTCGCACGGCGGCACCGGCGCGACCGCGCAGTTCGACTACCTGCGCGTCTACCGCCCGGCGCCCTGA
- a CDS encoding RidA family protein, translating into MEITRLQPAGLVRSPAFSHVAVVPAGATTIYVGGQNGVDESGTVVSHDAAEQSVRAVENAATALEAAGASLADVVQWTVHLTAGVDLAAAYGAIGPLIAGPGAPPLVSAAVVVGLGVPGALIEVSAIAAVLPA; encoded by the coding sequence ATGGAGATCACCCGGTTGCAGCCGGCGGGCCTCGTCCGGAGCCCCGCGTTCAGCCACGTCGCCGTCGTCCCCGCGGGTGCGACGACCATCTACGTCGGCGGCCAGAACGGCGTCGACGAGTCCGGCACGGTCGTCTCGCACGACGCGGCCGAGCAGTCGGTGCGCGCGGTCGAGAACGCGGCCACCGCGCTCGAGGCCGCGGGCGCCTCGCTCGCCGACGTCGTGCAGTGGACGGTGCACCTCACCGCCGGCGTGGACCTCGCCGCCGCCTACGGTGCGATCGGGCCCCTGATCGCCGGGCCCGGAGCACCGCCGCTGGTGAGCGCCGCGGTCGTGGTGGGGCTGGGTGTGCCGGGTGCGCTGATCGAGGTCAGCGCGATCGCGGCGGTCCTGCCCGCCTGA
- a CDS encoding AfsR/SARP family transcriptional regulator produces the protein MDEPLIRVLGPIEVEVHGVPVRLSRSRHRELLALLVVERGGVVSTSRLVDELWDDAPAGAVGAVRTFVGELRRLLEPDRPPRTPPAVLVTVGTGYGLRLAPESVDLWGVERALAGATGAGLDDVLAQWRGTPFDEFADRPWALAERARLAGLHADAVERLAESFLATAEAGRAVPLLHELVATDPWRENAWRLLALALYRDERRAEALQVLRRARRRLVDDLGLDPAPRLAELERAILRGEVPDTGGSLLLRAATAHAVTGARAQVESATALLPGLAVSGGLGQVGEQRLAAIAAAEELGDPDLTARVIGGFDVPGVWTRPDDPVLSAALVAAASRMLPSSSGRTRARLLATVAMESRGTADRMAEAREAERLARSLGDPQLLCFALAARAMQCFETAGRAAQREEIAAEIIATATTAELPTYEIHGRLTRMQALCALDRVDAAAVEADAVDALAARHDRPLASVFTAWFRRTLLSAAVVPPAADEMPGFAHGIDALARLTSALRAGEPLPDGDLGPYEPWARPLLLAHADRHAASTALDRVPDPPRDLLLEVAWCLVGRAALAVGHRAAGHRVLDALRPAVGERAAGSGVVDLGPVAAVVDALTR, from the coding sequence GTGGACGAGCCGCTCATCCGGGTCCTCGGCCCGATCGAGGTCGAGGTCCACGGCGTCCCGGTCCGCCTGTCCCGGTCGAGGCACCGCGAGCTCCTCGCGCTGCTCGTCGTCGAGCGCGGTGGGGTGGTCTCCACCTCCCGGCTGGTCGACGAGCTCTGGGACGATGCGCCGGCGGGAGCGGTCGGCGCGGTCCGCACGTTCGTCGGCGAGCTGCGGCGGCTGCTCGAACCGGACCGCCCGCCGCGCACGCCGCCCGCGGTGCTGGTCACCGTCGGCACCGGCTACGGGCTGCGCCTGGCCCCGGAGAGCGTCGACCTGTGGGGCGTCGAGCGCGCGCTGGCGGGAGCGACGGGGGCGGGGCTCGACGACGTGCTGGCGCAGTGGCGCGGTACGCCGTTCGACGAGTTCGCCGACCGGCCCTGGGCGCTCGCCGAGCGCGCCCGGCTGGCCGGGCTGCACGCCGACGCCGTGGAGCGGCTGGCGGAGTCCTTCCTCGCGACCGCGGAGGCCGGGCGTGCCGTGCCCCTGCTCCACGAGCTCGTCGCCACGGACCCGTGGCGGGAGAACGCCTGGCGGCTGCTGGCTCTGGCGCTCTACCGCGACGAGCGCAGGGCCGAGGCGCTCCAGGTCCTGCGCCGGGCGCGCCGCCGCCTGGTGGACGACCTCGGGCTGGATCCCGCGCCGCGGCTGGCGGAGCTCGAACGCGCCATCCTGCGCGGGGAGGTCCCGGACACCGGGGGGTCCCTCCTGCTGCGGGCCGCGACGGCGCACGCCGTCACCGGTGCGCGGGCGCAGGTCGAGAGCGCGACGGCGCTGCTGCCCGGGCTCGCGGTGTCCGGCGGTCTCGGCCAGGTCGGTGAGCAGCGGCTGGCGGCGATCGCCGCCGCGGAGGAGCTGGGCGACCCGGACCTGACCGCGCGCGTCATCGGCGGGTTCGACGTCCCCGGTGTCTGGACCCGCCCGGACGACCCCGTCCTGTCCGCCGCGCTGGTCGCGGCCGCGTCGCGGATGCTGCCGTCGTCGTCGGGCCGCACCCGGGCGCGGCTGCTGGCGACCGTCGCGATGGAGTCGCGCGGCACGGCCGACCGGATGGCGGAGGCGCGGGAGGCGGAGCGGCTGGCGCGGTCGCTCGGCGACCCCCAGCTGCTGTGCTTCGCCCTGGCGGCGCGCGCCATGCAGTGCTTCGAGACGGCCGGCCGGGCTGCGCAGCGCGAGGAGATCGCGGCGGAGATCATCGCGACGGCGACCACCGCCGAGCTCCCGACCTACGAGATCCACGGACGCCTCACCCGGATGCAGGCCCTCTGCGCACTCGACCGGGTCGACGCTGCGGCGGTGGAGGCGGATGCGGTCGACGCGCTCGCGGCCCGCCACGACCGGCCCCTGGCCTCGGTGTTCACCGCCTGGTTCCGCCGGACCCTCCTCAGCGCCGCCGTCGTCCCGCCCGCCGCCGACGAGATGCCGGGGTTCGCGCACGGGATCGACGCGCTCGCGCGACTCACGTCCGCGCTCCGCGCGGGCGAGCCCCTTCCCGACGGAGACCTCGGCCCCTACGAGCCGTGGGCGCGCCCGCTCCTGCTGGCCCACGCGGACCGGCACGCGGCGTCGACGGCGCTCGACCGAGTGCCCGACCCCCCGCGCGACCTGCTGCTCGAGGTGGCGTGGTGCCTCGTCGGCCGGGCCGCGCTCGCGGTCGGGCACCGCGCGGCGGGCCACCGCGTGCTCGACGCCCTCCGCCCGGCCGTCGGCGAGCGCGCGGCGGGCAGCGGGGTCGTCGACCTCGGACCCGTCGCGGCGGTGGTCGACGCGCTGACCCGGTGA
- a CDS encoding class I SAM-dependent methyltransferase gives MGLRQLAWRACYELLGARVRRPEWAFMNYGYAPVAPGTPLALDPADEPDRFCIQLYAHVLDGVDVAGADVLEVGSGRGGGASWISRSLRPASTTGLDFAASAVALSRRDRTGPGLRFVQGDAQALPFADASFDVVVNVESSHCYASMEAFVAEADRVLRPGGVFVWADLRGADDVPTTRAQLASSGLVPVADRDITAEVLQALRLDDARKTELVREWIPRPFQSALRPFAGLEGTRNPEGFAAGTLRYLSGRLDKPA, from the coding sequence ATGGGTCTGCGACAGCTCGCCTGGCGGGCCTGCTACGAGCTGCTCGGCGCGCGCGTGCGACGCCCCGAGTGGGCGTTCATGAACTACGGCTACGCGCCGGTCGCGCCCGGGACGCCGCTGGCGCTGGACCCCGCGGACGAGCCGGACCGGTTCTGCATCCAGCTCTACGCCCACGTGCTCGACGGCGTGGACGTCGCGGGCGCGGATGTCCTCGAGGTCGGGTCGGGTCGCGGCGGTGGTGCCTCGTGGATCAGCCGGTCCCTCCGTCCGGCCTCGACCACCGGGCTCGACTTCGCCGCGTCGGCGGTCGCCCTCTCCCGCCGGGACCGCACGGGTCCGGGACTGCGGTTCGTGCAGGGCGACGCCCAGGCGCTGCCGTTCGCGGACGCATCCTTCGACGTCGTCGTGAACGTCGAGTCGTCGCACTGCTACGCGTCGATGGAGGCGTTCGTGGCCGAGGCGGACCGTGTGCTGCGGCCCGGCGGGGTGTTCGTGTGGGCCGACCTGCGCGGTGCCGACGACGTGCCGACCACCCGCGCGCAGCTCGCGTCCAGCGGGCTGGTGCCGGTGGCGGACCGCGACATCACGGCCGAGGTGCTCCAGGCGCTCCGGCTCGACGACGCCCGCAAGACCGAGCTGGTGCGCGAGTGGATCCCCCGACCGTTCCAGTCGGCGCTCCGGCCGTTCGCGGGGCTCGAGGGCACCCGCAACCCCGAGGGCTTCGCCGCGGGAACGCTCCGCTACCTGAGCGGCCGACTCGACAAGCCGGCCTGA
- a CDS encoding TM2 domain-containing protein: MTDTIDRPLVIDLDDDVRERPVVTRRPLRAPDAPYQPLSATVRYPTGRVPDLEDAAPEPAPGRTPRQWPVIRLRRWTRSRVVAGLLGVFVGGFGLHRMYLGYWRRGLTMLAITVVGGFFTLGLAALVMGLCGFVEGLLILSVRRGRFAHDAHGTLLRG; this comes from the coding sequence GTGACCGACACGATCGACCGGCCGCTCGTCATCGACCTCGATGACGACGTCCGCGAGCGCCCGGTCGTCACGCGCCGCCCCCTGCGGGCACCGGATGCGCCGTACCAGCCGCTGTCGGCCACGGTGCGCTATCCGACGGGCCGCGTCCCCGACCTCGAGGACGCCGCGCCCGAGCCGGCGCCCGGTCGCACGCCGCGGCAGTGGCCGGTCATCCGGCTCCGGCGGTGGACCAGGTCCCGCGTCGTGGCCGGGCTGCTCGGCGTCTTCGTCGGCGGTTTCGGGCTGCACCGCATGTACCTCGGCTACTGGCGCCGCGGTCTGACCATGCTGGCGATCACCGTCGTCGGCGGGTTCTTCACGCTCGGGCTCGCGGCGCTCGTCATGGGCCTGTGCGGGTTCGTCGAAGGGCTGCTGATCCTGTCGGTGCGCCGCGGCCGGTTCGCCCACGACGCCCACGGGACGCTGCTGCGCGGCTGA
- a CDS encoding sensor histidine kinase has translation MAAAVAPRERGWPRALSPWEPRRTPREWVVDSALFVAALLAWYFYGFASASYFGEVSDWFWPVDRTLGLGACLLLWWTRRYPRAVALIMVVPGSLSITAGFAALATVFRLGMLARPRSSVAITVLHIACALPYHWLFPLPGMPLEVWLVTIPLLYLLVLSFGLLARSRRQVIEGLRASAARDRERYEERLSTTRRDERERIAREMHDVLAHRVSLLSVHAGALEYRTDPVRTGTAAPTSQEIHTAALVIRENAHRAVEELSELLTVLREDEAPPGTDRPQPRLRDIPQLVAEAREAGESVDIHMDVPRDGLRESMQRTAYRTVQEGLTNARKHAPHASVRVLVEERDEAIRVEVENAVAVGLTSAEIPGGGRGLVGLAERVRLEGGRMEAAVRDGRFQLTVVLPAGLR, from the coding sequence ATGGCCGCCGCCGTCGCCCCACGTGAGCGTGGGTGGCCGCGCGCGCTCTCGCCGTGGGAGCCGCGACGCACCCCCCGGGAGTGGGTCGTCGACAGCGCGCTGTTCGTCGCCGCCCTGCTGGCCTGGTACTTCTACGGCTTCGCCAGTGCGTCGTACTTCGGCGAGGTCAGCGACTGGTTCTGGCCGGTCGACCGCACCCTGGGCCTCGGCGCGTGCCTGCTCCTGTGGTGGACCCGCCGGTACCCGCGCGCGGTCGCGCTCATCATGGTTGTCCCCGGCTCACTGTCCATCACGGCCGGCTTCGCCGCGCTCGCCACCGTCTTCCGCCTCGGGATGCTCGCCCGGCCACGCAGCTCGGTGGCGATCACCGTCCTGCACATCGCGTGCGCGCTGCCGTACCACTGGCTCTTCCCGCTGCCGGGCATGCCGCTGGAGGTCTGGCTGGTCACGATCCCGCTGCTCTACCTGCTGGTGCTGAGCTTCGGGCTGCTCGCCCGGTCCCGCCGTCAGGTGATCGAGGGACTGCGCGCGTCGGCCGCCCGGGACCGAGAACGCTACGAGGAACGCCTGTCCACCACCCGGCGCGACGAGCGCGAGCGGATCGCGCGGGAGATGCACGACGTCCTGGCGCACCGGGTCTCGCTGCTGTCGGTGCACGCGGGTGCGCTGGAGTACCGCACAGACCCGGTGCGCACCGGCACCGCTGCGCCGACCTCGCAGGAGATCCACACGGCGGCGCTCGTCATCCGCGAGAACGCGCACCGCGCGGTGGAGGAGCTCAGCGAGCTGCTCACCGTCCTGCGCGAGGACGAGGCGCCACCCGGCACCGACCGTCCACAGCCTCGGCTCCGGGACATCCCCCAGCTCGTGGCCGAGGCCCGGGAGGCCGGCGAGTCGGTCGACATCCACATGGACGTCCCGCGCGACGGGTTGCGGGAGTCGATGCAGCGCACCGCCTACCGCACGGTGCAGGAGGGGCTGACCAACGCGCGCAAGCACGCTCCGCACGCGTCCGTCCGGGTGCTCGTCGAGGAACGCGACGAGGCCATCCGGGTCGAGGTGGAGAACGCGGTCGCCGTCGGGCTGACCTCGGCGGAGATCCCGGGCGGCGGGCGCGGGCTCGTCGGTCTCGCCGAGCGCGTGCGGCTGGAGGGCGGCCGGATGGAGGCCGCGGTCCGCGACGGCCGGTTCCAGCTGACCGTGGTGCTCCCGGCCGGTCTGCGATGA
- a CDS encoding dihydrofolate reductase family protein, translating to MTVILDLTISLDGFVTGPAAGPDNGLGDGGLPLHEWAIGDRTAEDVRVLAELTAATGAVVMGRHTFDVVDGPHGWDDDVHYGADQGDRPPPCFVVTHHPPATVRLTDRMTIVTTGLRDALDQAAAAAGDEDVFIMGGGELGASALREDVVDRLHVHVAPLLLGAGTPLFDRVPRRSLRLDEAATVVTRNAAHLFYDLVHD from the coding sequence ATGACGGTGATCCTCGACCTCACGATCTCCCTCGACGGCTTCGTCACCGGACCGGCCGCCGGACCGGACAACGGGCTGGGCGACGGCGGACTGCCCCTGCACGAGTGGGCCATCGGTGACCGGACCGCCGAGGACGTCCGCGTGCTGGCCGAGCTCACGGCGGCCACGGGTGCGGTCGTGATGGGCCGCCACACGTTCGACGTGGTCGACGGCCCGCACGGCTGGGACGACGACGTCCACTACGGCGCCGACCAGGGCGACCGGCCGCCGCCCTGCTTCGTCGTCACCCACCACCCGCCCGCGACGGTTCGGCTGACGGACCGGATGACGATCGTCACCACGGGGCTGCGCGACGCGCTCGACCAGGCCGCCGCGGCCGCGGGCGACGAGGACGTGTTCATCATGGGCGGCGGTGAGCTCGGGGCGTCGGCCCTGCGCGAGGACGTCGTCGACCGCCTGCACGTGCACGTGGCGCCCCTGCTGCTCGGCGCGGGGACGCCCCTGTTCGACCGCGTGCCCCGCCGGTCGCTCCGCCTCGACGAGGCCGCGACCGTCGTCACCCGCAACGCGGCGCACCTGTTCTACGACCTGGTGCACGACTGA
- a CDS encoding DUF2255 family protein produces the protein MSAWTSEALDRIGGAEELQVSSYRPDGTLRPFVTIWGVRVGDDVYIRSAYGPGNGWFRRARASGTGRVAVGGLEQEVTYAPAPPDVHDAIDAAYHAKYDKFGPAIVGTVVGPDVVDVTLRVIPRP, from the coding sequence GTGAGCGCCTGGACGAGCGAGGCACTGGATCGGATCGGGGGAGCCGAGGAGCTGCAGGTCTCCTCCTACCGGCCCGACGGCACCCTGCGTCCGTTCGTCACCATCTGGGGCGTCCGGGTCGGGGACGACGTCTACATCCGCTCCGCCTACGGCCCCGGCAACGGGTGGTTCCGCCGCGCCCGGGCGTCCGGGACGGGCCGGGTCGCCGTCGGCGGCCTCGAGCAGGAGGTCACGTACGCGCCGGCACCGCCGGACGTGCACGACGCGATCGACGCGGCGTACCACGCCAAGTACGACAAGTTCGGCCCCGCGATCGTCGGCACCGTCGTCGGACCGGACGTGGTCGACGTGACGCTCCGCGTGATTCCGCGCCCCTGA
- a CDS encoding alpha/beta fold hydrolase codes for MTITLPGFDYHRVRAADGVDLSVAVAGSGPAVVLLHGFPQTHLMWRHVAADLAADHTVLVPDLRGYGASDKPAEAGEDTYSKRTMAADVVEVARALGLDSFALAGHDRGALVATRAALDHPTVVTHLLTLDVLPTLDMWDVLHGADAKVAWHLYLMAQPVGVPEPMIEATADSFFSSFLDDWVQHPDAIPGEYRAEYLRASREAVWSIVADYRATAAVDVRHDLEDRRLGRTLDLPVTVIQQDWGSALGYDAAALWRAWAPAVDHRTLDAGHFMAEEAPTEVVTALRALLTR; via the coding sequence ATGACGATCACACTCCCCGGGTTCGACTACCACCGCGTCCGCGCCGCCGACGGCGTCGACCTGTCCGTCGCCGTGGCCGGCTCCGGTCCCGCCGTCGTACTCCTGCACGGCTTCCCGCAGACGCACCTCATGTGGCGGCACGTGGCCGCCGACCTGGCGGCGGACCACACGGTCCTGGTCCCCGACCTGCGCGGCTACGGCGCCAGCGACAAGCCCGCCGAGGCGGGCGAGGACACGTACTCCAAGCGGACGATGGCGGCCGACGTGGTCGAGGTCGCGCGTGCCCTGGGCCTCGACTCGTTCGCGCTCGCGGGTCACGACCGCGGCGCCCTCGTCGCCACCCGGGCCGCGCTGGACCACCCCACCGTGGTCACGCACCTGCTCACCCTGGACGTCCTGCCGACCCTCGACATGTGGGACGTGCTGCACGGCGCCGACGCCAAGGTCGCGTGGCACCTGTACCTCATGGCGCAGCCCGTGGGGGTGCCCGAGCCGATGATCGAGGCGACGGCCGACAGCTTCTTCTCCTCGTTCCTCGACGACTGGGTCCAGCACCCGGACGCGATCCCCGGCGAGTACCGCGCCGAGTACCTGCGAGCGTCGCGCGAGGCGGTGTGGTCGATCGTCGCCGACTACCGCGCCACGGCGGCCGTCGACGTGCGCCACGACCTCGAGGACCGTCGCCTCGGCCGCACGCTGGACCTACCCGTCACCGTGATCCAGCAGGACTGGGGTTCCGCGCTGGGGTACGACGCGGCCGCGCTGTGGCGTGCCTGGGCGCCCGCGGTGGACCACCGCACGCTCGACGCCGGCCACTTCATGGCCGAGGAGGCGCCGACGGAGGTCGTCACCGCCCTCCGCGCACTGCTGACGCGCTGA
- a CDS encoding SRPBCC family protein — MGSRHLSVRIDRPVSEVYEFAADPANLHRWAPGLGTTVAQDDDGWFIDTTDGRVRLTFAPRNEYGVLDHEVRPPSGEPVYVPLRVVADGDGCEVVFTLRRSPGMTDAELDRDAALVTRDLGLLKRVLEGTAG, encoded by the coding sequence ATGGGCTCCCGCCACCTGAGCGTGCGCATCGACCGGCCGGTGTCCGAGGTCTACGAGTTCGCCGCAGACCCCGCCAACCTGCACCGGTGGGCGCCGGGCTTGGGCACCACGGTCGCGCAGGACGACGACGGCTGGTTCATCGACACCACCGACGGGCGGGTGCGCCTCACGTTCGCGCCGCGCAACGAGTACGGCGTCCTCGACCACGAGGTTCGACCCCCGTCCGGCGAGCCGGTGTACGTCCCGCTGCGGGTGGTCGCCGACGGGGACGGGTGCGAGGTCGTGTTCACGCTGCGCCGGTCGCCCGGGATGACCGACGCCGAGCTCGACCGGGACGCCGCGCTCGTCACCCGTGACCTGGGCCTGCTCAAGCGGGTCCTGGAGGGCACCGCCGGCTGA